A region from the Candidatus Latescibacter sp. genome encodes:
- a CDS encoding sugar kinase, whose protein sequence is MPEVITFGEVMIRLMPIDHLPFEEADMLYSLVGGSEYNMAVSCKRLGHSAMFVTVVPDNPYGARIIAQCDRFGIGGGVKKVKFDGIGKVRMGQYLVEAGFGSRGDVVTYDRYGSAISQVKPGDFDWKKIFEGAKWFHFSGITPALGPKVAEVCIEACEAARSLGLNISVDLNYRGKLWTKEEARKTMSGIVKYVDVVIGNEEDCATCLGIVPEGVDENYKDLKTASYKVVADKVFETWSNVRMIATTLREVKQANINMWRAIVADRASGRLYESKKYEVHVIDRLGGGDSFSGALVSGMLEGMDLQEALELAVAWSNLTHTYVGDICLATRSMAEKIAAGGGARVQR, encoded by the coding sequence ATGCCTGAAGTCATTACCTTCGGTGAAGTGATGATCCGCCTCATGCCTATTGACCACCTGCCGTTCGAAGAGGCGGACATGCTGTACTCGCTGGTCGGCGGTTCAGAATACAATATGGCGGTTTCCTGCAAAAGGCTGGGGCATTCCGCAATGTTTGTGACCGTGGTGCCGGACAACCCCTACGGCGCGCGGATCATCGCCCAGTGCGACCGGTTCGGAATCGGGGGCGGGGTGAAGAAGGTCAAGTTCGACGGCATCGGGAAAGTTCGCATGGGGCAGTATCTTGTGGAGGCAGGGTTCGGCTCACGAGGGGATGTGGTCACCTACGACCGGTACGGTTCGGCCATTTCTCAGGTGAAACCGGGCGATTTCGACTGGAAGAAGATTTTCGAGGGAGCGAAATGGTTCCATTTCTCCGGGATCACCCCTGCGCTCGGCCCCAAAGTCGCCGAGGTGTGCATCGAAGCCTGCGAAGCCGCACGCTCCCTGGGGTTGAATATATCCGTGGACCTCAATTACCGCGGCAAGCTCTGGACTAAGGAGGAAGCCCGCAAGACCATGTCAGGGATTGTGAAGTATGTGGATGTGGTCATCGGAAACGAGGAGGATTGCGCCACCTGCCTGGGCATCGTTCCCGAAGGTGTGGACGAGAACTACAAAGACCTGAAAACCGCATCCTACAAGGTGGTGGCGGATAAAGTCTTCGAAACCTGGAGCAATGTGCGGATGATCGCCACCACGCTCCGTGAGGTGAAACAGGCCAACATCAATATGTGGCGGGCGATTGTGGCCGACCGCGCCTCCGGCAGGCTCTATGAATCGAAGAAATACGAAGTCCATGTCATCGACCGTCTGGGTGGCGGAGATTCGTTCAGCGGCGCCCTGGTTTCGGGCATGCTCGAAGGGATGGACCTGCAGGAAGCGCTTGAACTGGCGGTGGCCTGGTCCAACCTCACCCATACCTATGTCGGGGACATTTGCCTGGCCACCCGTTCCATGGCCGAAAAGATCGCGGCGGGCGGCGGAGCAAGGGTGCAGAGGTAA